The following proteins are co-located in the Flammeovirga kamogawensis genome:
- the hutG gene encoding formimidoylglutamase: protein MINKTYLATDPSIWTGRIDGDTYDVYRWHQKIEVIDWSEEEIPNLKEGETGIAILGFMCQEGVKRNGGRLGAVDGPYELRKASANLPVHFPETVKMIDLGNIQCYNEDLEEAQKDLGEAIAKILLKGYRPLVWGGGHEIAYGHYLGVKTFMDKVHPGKRLGIVNFDAHFDLREPNPLPSSGTPFYQIAQDQKAANASFNYLVMGIQKNSNTQKLYDTATELGVRYISGRRFSESDKVAATHKLSAFLDSVDYIYQTTCMDVFAAHFAPGVSASAYNGIEPNPIFMRLFKKIYKSGKVISSDIAELNPRFDIDKRTAKLAAALSFEIVKS from the coding sequence ATGATTAATAAAACATATTTAGCCACGGATCCTAGCATTTGGACAGGCCGTATAGATGGCGATACCTACGACGTATATAGATGGCATCAGAAAATTGAAGTTATAGATTGGAGTGAAGAAGAAATTCCAAATTTAAAAGAAGGTGAAACAGGGATTGCAATCTTGGGTTTCATGTGTCAGGAAGGAGTAAAAAGAAATGGCGGACGATTAGGTGCAGTAGATGGTCCTTATGAGTTACGTAAAGCATCGGCAAATTTGCCAGTACACTTTCCTGAAACTGTAAAAATGATTGATCTTGGTAATATTCAATGTTACAACGAAGATCTTGAAGAAGCACAAAAAGATTTAGGTGAAGCGATTGCTAAAATATTACTTAAAGGTTACCGCCCTCTAGTTTGGGGAGGGGGACATGAGATTGCTTATGGTCATTATCTAGGTGTTAAAACATTTATGGATAAAGTACACCCTGGTAAGAGATTAGGTATTGTGAATTTCGATGCTCATTTCGATTTGAGAGAGCCAAATCCATTGCCAAGTTCAGGTACTCCATTTTATCAGATTGCTCAAGATCAAAAAGCTGCAAATGCTTCTTTTAATTATCTTGTAATGGGTATTCAGAAGAATAGTAATACCCAAAAACTTTATGATACAGCTACAGAACTCGGCGTTAGGTATATCTCTGGTAGACGTTTTTCAGAATCGGATAAAGTTGCAGCTACGCATAAATTGAGTGCGTTTTTAGACTCAGTAGATTACATTTATCAGACAACATGTATGGATGTATTTGCAGCTCATTTTGCACCGGGTGTTAGTGCCTCTGCTTATAATGGTATTGAGCCTAACCCTATTTTTATGCGTTTGTTTAAAAAAATATATAAAAGTGGAAAAGTGATATCTTCTGATATTGCAGAATTAAACCCACGTTTTGATATTGATAAAAGGACGGCAAAGCTAGCAGCGGCGTTGTCTTTCGAAATAGTAAAATCTTAA
- the ung gene encoding uracil-DNA glycosylase: MIAPLDKSWELKLQEEFKKPYFESLSDFVISEYANKQIFPPQEKIFNAFNHCSFDDIKVVIIGQDPYHGDGQANGLCFSVADGIKQPPSLVNIFKEIEGDLGVTRPTSGNLERWSEQGVLLLNATLTVEAHSAGSHQKKGWEKFTDAVIKKIAEEKEGVVFFLWGAYAQKKGKVIDPKKHLVVQSVHPSPLSAHRGFFGNHQFSKANDYLASKGKSIIKW; the protein is encoded by the coding sequence ATGATAGCACCACTTGATAAATCTTGGGAATTAAAACTCCAAGAAGAATTTAAAAAACCATATTTTGAATCGCTCTCTGATTTTGTAATCTCAGAATATGCTAACAAACAAATCTTTCCTCCTCAAGAAAAGATTTTTAATGCGTTTAACCACTGTTCTTTTGACGATATAAAAGTGGTTATTATTGGTCAGGATCCTTATCATGGAGATGGACAAGCTAATGGGCTCTGTTTTTCTGTAGCAGATGGTATTAAGCAACCTCCTTCCTTAGTCAATATCTTTAAAGAAATAGAAGGAGATTTAGGTGTTACAAGACCAACGTCTGGTAATTTAGAAAGATGGTCAGAACAAGGTGTTTTGCTTTTAAATGCAACATTGACAGTAGAAGCACACAGTGCGGGTTCTCATCAAAAAAAAGGATGGGAGAAATTTACTGATGCAGTTATAAAAAAAATTGCTGAAGAGAAAGAAGGTGTTGTGTTTTTTCTTTGGGGAGCATATGCTCAGAAAAAAGGAAAAGTTATCGACCCGAAAAAACATTTGGTAGTACAATCAGTACACCCTTCTCCATTATCTGCCCATAGAGGTTTTTTTGGTAACCATCAGTTTAGTAAGGCAAATGATTATCTTGCTTCTAAAGGGAAATCAATAATAAAGTGGTAG
- a CDS encoding cell division protein FtsX: MKKKIVGSYPYANVLFSISAALFMIALFSLFAVGTKRLASKLSSGIEMQVILEKGLSTSAHEALETKLIELPFVSNNEPPQYISKETAAEIMIENTGEDFIRFLGDNPLRDAYAVRVDVNLDDEEALEDIKTQLEVLEGVYEVIYTKNILQNVRGNIRTIGIVVMILALIFFTTAVILINNSIRLALYSQRFLIRSMQLVGATQIFIKQPFLIRGAIQGAIGGVIASVFLSIVAFSAITSMPELIYLIDSSDIMLICILAVFLGTFVVVSSVYLSISKYLKLKLDDLY; the protein is encoded by the coding sequence ATGAAGAAAAAAATTGTAGGGAGTTACCCTTATGCCAATGTACTTTTTAGTATTTCAGCGGCTTTATTTATGATTGCTCTATTTAGCCTTTTTGCTGTAGGTACTAAGCGTTTAGCAAGTAAGCTATCAAGTGGTATAGAAATGCAGGTGATATTAGAAAAAGGGTTATCTACTTCTGCACATGAAGCTTTAGAAACAAAGCTGATAGAACTTCCTTTTGTATCTAACAACGAACCTCCTCAATACATAAGTAAAGAAACTGCAGCAGAGATTATGATTGAGAATACAGGAGAAGATTTTATTCGTTTCCTTGGTGACAATCCTTTAAGAGATGCTTATGCTGTTAGGGTTGATGTAAACCTTGATGATGAAGAAGCACTAGAAGATATAAAGACACAATTAGAAGTGTTAGAAGGAGTTTATGAGGTGATTTATACTAAGAATATTCTTCAAAATGTTAGAGGTAATATTAGAACTATAGGTATTGTTGTTATGATATTGGCATTAATATTCTTCACAACAGCGGTTATTCTAATCAATAATTCAATACGTTTAGCATTGTACTCACAAAGGTTTTTAATTCGCTCTATGCAATTAGTAGGAGCAACTCAGATTTTTATTAAGCAACCTTTTTTAATACGTGGAGCAATTCAAGGTGCTATAGGTGGGGTAATTGCGTCGGTATTTTTATCAATTGTTGCATTTTCTGCAATTACATCAATGCCAGAACTTATATACCTTATAGATTCCTCAGATATTATGTTAATCTGCATTTTAGCTGTATTTTTAGGAACTTTTGTAGTGGTATCTAGTGTATACCTTTCTATAAGTAAATATTTAAAATTAAAATTAGACGATCTTTATTAA
- a CDS encoding translation initiation factor translates to MGKNKKDSGGDWKDRLGVMFSTDPDFEYDYDKEEDEDTLPANKQDLRVMLDKKNRRGKSATLVTGFVGSDDDLKDLAKTLKSKCGVGGSAKDGEIIIQGDFRDKVMELLKAAGYKAKKAGG, encoded by the coding sequence ATGGGAAAGAATAAAAAAGATAGCGGAGGAGATTGGAAAGATAGATTAGGAGTAATGTTTAGTACTGATCCTGATTTTGAATACGATTATGATAAAGAAGAAGATGAGGATACATTACCAGCTAATAAGCAAGATTTAAGAGTAATGTTAGATAAGAAGAACCGTAGAGGAAAGTCTGCTACTTTAGTGACTGGTTTTGTGGGTTCTGATGATGATTTGAAAGATTTAGCAAAAACATTAAAATCTAAATGTGGTGTTGGTGGTAGTGCTAAAGACGGTGAAATAATAATCCAAGGAGATTTTAGAGATAAAGTAATGGAATTACTCAAAGCGGCTGGGTATAAAGCCAAAAAAGCTGGGGGTTAA
- a CDS encoding cryptochrome/photolyase family protein: MKKEVTIVWLRRDLRLTDNHALYQALKTSKNVLPLFIFDPQIVDELENREDTRVTFIHQQLEIIKNQLESYNSSLLTFYATPKQAWEQIIKEYNVNAVHTNHDYEPYAIKRDLEIQNRLAEQAIGFYTHKDQCIYEKDEVTKDDGLPYVVFTPYSRKWKAKFNNDQNVLAPFDCTYTSNYHQTEPLPLISLEEMNFKTSSQKIPPLQIDQEIVSNYDTQRDFPAIIGTTHLGIHLRFGTISVRSVLRQTSSLNEVFFNQIIWRDFYMQILYHFPHVISENYNRKYDRVPWENNEHLFDAWKKGETGYPIVDAAMHELNTTGYMHNRARMIVASFLCKHLLIDWRWGEAYFAEKLNDFDLAANNGGWQWAAGTGTDAQPYFRVFNPTSQMKKFDKDYTYIKKWIPNFDPDNYIAPIVDHKEAREKAIATYKKALIVEA, translated from the coding sequence ATGAAAAAAGAAGTAACTATAGTATGGCTCAGAAGAGATTTAAGGTTAACTGATAATCATGCATTATATCAAGCATTAAAAACCTCTAAAAATGTGCTTCCTCTCTTTATTTTTGATCCTCAAATAGTTGATGAATTAGAAAATAGAGAAGATACTCGCGTTACTTTTATACATCAGCAATTAGAAATAATTAAAAACCAATTAGAGAGTTACAACAGTAGTCTTCTCACGTTTTATGCAACCCCAAAACAAGCTTGGGAACAAATAATTAAAGAATATAATGTAAACGCAGTTCATACTAATCACGATTATGAACCGTATGCTATAAAAAGAGATCTAGAAATCCAGAATAGATTAGCTGAACAAGCTATTGGTTTTTATACACACAAAGATCAATGTATTTATGAGAAAGATGAGGTTACAAAAGACGATGGTTTACCGTATGTAGTTTTCACTCCTTATTCTCGTAAATGGAAAGCTAAATTTAATAACGATCAGAATGTATTGGCTCCTTTTGATTGTACTTACACATCAAATTATCACCAAACAGAACCACTTCCATTAATAAGTTTAGAGGAGATGAATTTTAAAACATCGTCTCAAAAAATTCCTCCTTTACAAATAGATCAAGAAATAGTTAGTAATTATGATACGCAAAGAGATTTCCCTGCAATTATAGGAACAACTCATTTAGGTATTCATTTGCGGTTTGGCACAATAAGCGTTCGGTCTGTACTCCGACAAACAAGTAGCTTAAACGAAGTCTTTTTCAATCAAATAATTTGGAGAGATTTTTACATGCAGATCTTATATCATTTCCCTCATGTTATTTCGGAAAATTACAACAGGAAATACGACCGTGTTCCTTGGGAGAATAATGAACATTTATTTGATGCTTGGAAAAAAGGTGAAACAGGCTACCCTATTGTTGATGCAGCCATGCATGAATTAAATACAACAGGATATATGCATAATAGAGCGAGAATGATTGTTGCCAGCTTTTTATGTAAACATCTGCTTATTGATTGGAGATGGGGAGAAGCCTATTTTGCAGAAAAGCTGAATGATTTTGACCTTGCCGCCAATAATGGAGGGTGGCAATGGGCTGCTGGAACAGGAACAGATGCCCAACCTTATTTTAGAGTATTTAACCCTACTTCTCAGATGAAGAAGTTTGATAAAGATTATACATACATAAAAAAATGGATCCCCAATTTTGATCCTGATAATTATATTGCTCCTATTGTTGATCATAAAGAAGCTAGAGAAAAAGCAATTGCTACTTATAAAAAGGCACTTATTGTTGAAGCTTAA
- a CDS encoding S8 family peptidase, giving the protein MNKSIITILLFSITNLLYAQDQYFLVTFSDKYATSHSLSDPSTYLSDASINRREHFNIAIDSSDLPVVSSYIDAVEQTGATIWYPSKWFNAVIVSNADSVAISALPHVSGVLNMSDKSMGGIQSEDVETASDTTSFGASNLQIEMLGIDKMHEQGYKGEGIHIAVLDAGFFNYDVNKFFVDLDVADTFDFYSRDTIVNDDHRHGANVLSTMAANIEGDYVGGSPNATYYLYRTENVSFESRIEELMWTVAAERADSLGVDIIQSSLGYYDFDDATQNYSHDDLTGDFAWISMAANHAFTKGIMIVCSAGNEGGNPWQKITFPSDSPLVLTVGSVNSKGTKAFSSSVGPAVNNRIKPDVMALGEGAAIINTSGMISTSNGTSFSAPQMASLLAGLMQALPDVISQEEYLNRIKAAADRYSRPDTLYGYGVPDFESALLVTSLKENDHLFKKVKIFPNPTNGEYINIELPYKLRKEELEITWYTLSGHLLKTEVIKDADEINKISIPSKFTNQYILLRLSTSSYYKTFKVKVN; this is encoded by the coding sequence ATGAATAAATCGATAATTACAATTCTTTTATTTTCGATTACGAATTTATTATACGCTCAAGATCAGTACTTTTTAGTTACTTTTTCTGACAAATATGCTACTAGTCATTCATTGAGCGATCCAAGTACCTATCTTTCAGATGCATCAATAAATCGAAGAGAGCATTTTAATATTGCTATTGATTCGAGTGATTTACCTGTAGTTTCCTCCTATATTGATGCTGTAGAACAGACTGGTGCAACTATTTGGTACCCATCAAAGTGGTTTAATGCTGTAATTGTTTCTAATGCAGATTCTGTTGCTATAAGTGCGTTGCCTCATGTAAGTGGAGTATTAAATATGAGTGATAAATCTATGGGTGGAATACAATCAGAAGATGTTGAAACTGCTTCTGATACAACTTCTTTTGGTGCTTCTAACCTACAAATAGAAATGTTAGGTATTGATAAAATGCATGAACAAGGCTATAAAGGAGAGGGGATTCATATTGCTGTGCTTGATGCAGGTTTTTTTAATTACGATGTAAATAAGTTTTTTGTTGACCTTGATGTTGCAGATACTTTTGATTTTTATTCAAGAGATACCATTGTGAACGATGATCATAGACATGGTGCAAATGTATTGTCTACAATGGCAGCGAATATTGAAGGTGATTACGTTGGAGGTTCTCCAAATGCAACGTACTATTTATATAGAACAGAGAATGTGTCTTTTGAAAGCCGTATTGAGGAATTAATGTGGACAGTTGCTGCAGAAAGAGCAGATTCTCTTGGAGTGGATATAATCCAATCTTCTTTAGGGTATTATGATTTTGATGATGCTACACAAAATTACTCACATGATGATCTTACAGGTGACTTTGCTTGGATATCTATGGCGGCAAACCATGCTTTTACGAAAGGTATAATGATTGTTTGTTCGGCAGGGAATGAAGGTGGAAACCCATGGCAGAAAATTACGTTCCCCTCGGATTCTCCATTAGTACTTACCGTTGGCTCTGTGAATAGTAAAGGGACAAAAGCTTTTTCGAGCTCTGTCGGTCCTGCTGTAAATAATAGAATTAAGCCAGATGTAATGGCCCTTGGAGAAGGAGCTGCAATTATAAATACAAGTGGTATGATTTCTACATCTAATGGCACATCTTTTTCAGCTCCTCAAATGGCTAGTTTGTTAGCAGGTTTAATGCAAGCCTTACCAGATGTAATATCTCAAGAAGAGTATTTAAACCGTATTAAAGCGGCTGCAGATAGATATTCAAGACCAGATACATTATATGGCTATGGTGTACCTGATTTTGAATCAGCTTTATTAGTAACGTCATTAAAAGAAAACGATCATTTATTTAAAAAAGTGAAGATTTTTCCAAACCCAACAAATGGAGAATATATTAACATTGAGCTGCCCTATAAATTAAGAAAAGAAGAGCTTGAAATAACTTGGTATACTTTAAGCGGACACCTTTTAAAGACAGAGGTAATAAAGGATGCAGATGAGATTAATAAAATCAGTATTCCATCAAAATTTACAAATCAATATATATTGCTTCGTTTATCAACATCTAGTTATTATAAAACTTTTAAAGTGAAAGTAAACTGA
- the galE gene encoding UDP-glucose 4-epimerase GalE: protein MSQKQILVTGGTGYIGSHTVVELQNQGYDVVIVDDLSNSDKEVIDRIEKISGIRPHFEELNLIDADGVNQLFKKYTKLAAVIHFAAFKAVGESVKEPLKYYQNNLVSLINLLNCMKAYDVPNMVFSSSCTVYGQPETLPVTENAPVQPAESPYGNTKQICEEILRDTVKAYPQLKAIALRYFNPVGAHKTALIGELPKGVPQNLVPFITQTAFGLRDQLSVFGDNYDTIDGSAVRDYIHVVDLAKAHIIAAERLLNGINEENYEYFNLGTGTGSSVLEVINAFEKANGLPVNYKIVDRREGDIEKIWADTTIANEVLGWKAERGLDEMMSSAWAWEKNIREGDC, encoded by the coding sequence ATGTCTCAAAAACAAATATTAGTAACAGGTGGAACAGGTTATATCGGTTCTCACACTGTTGTAGAATTACAAAATCAAGGATATGATGTAGTTATCGTAGATGATTTATCTAATTCTGATAAAGAAGTAATAGATCGAATAGAGAAAATTTCGGGTATTCGTCCTCATTTCGAAGAGTTAAATTTAATTGATGCTGATGGTGTTAATCAGTTATTTAAAAAATATACAAAGCTAGCTGCTGTTATTCATTTTGCAGCATTTAAAGCAGTAGGTGAGTCTGTTAAAGAACCCCTAAAATATTATCAAAATAATTTAGTCTCACTTATAAATTTACTGAATTGTATGAAAGCGTATGATGTACCCAATATGGTATTTTCATCATCTTGTACAGTTTATGGTCAGCCAGAAACATTACCTGTTACAGAGAATGCACCAGTGCAACCAGCAGAGTCTCCTTATGGTAATACCAAACAAATTTGCGAAGAAATCTTAAGAGATACCGTAAAGGCTTACCCTCAGTTAAAAGCAATAGCATTGCGTTATTTTAATCCTGTTGGAGCACATAAAACAGCGTTAATTGGAGAATTACCTAAAGGTGTCCCTCAAAATTTAGTGCCATTTATTACGCAAACGGCTTTTGGTTTAAGAGATCAATTGTCTGTTTTTGGTGATAATTATGATACAATAGATGGTTCAGCAGTAAGAGATTACATTCATGTTGTAGACCTTGCTAAAGCACATATTATTGCAGCTGAACGTTTATTGAACGGTATTAACGAAGAAAATTACGAGTACTTTAATTTAGGTACAGGTACCGGTAGTTCTGTGTTAGAAGTAATTAATGCTTTTGAAAAAGCAAATGGATTACCTGTAAACTATAAAATTGTAGATAGGAGAGAGGGTGATATTGAAAAAATATGGGCTGATACTACAATTGCCAATGAGGTACTTGGATGGAAAGCTGAAA